One genomic region from Solwaraspora sp. WMMD792 encodes:
- a CDS encoding helix-turn-helix transcriptional regulator, with amino-acid sequence MKPMSPSEYLIMSLRRFRESAGLTQEQWGASIGYSAQHVSAIERGNRAALPDYLARVDGRYGTTFVHLYQNFVVSESAPVWLREWIEIEREAAVLRWFEPSLIPGLLQTEAYARAVLSWGGLLTAVEIEQRLSSRMDRQAVLCREPTPPMVFFVVDEQALRRTVGNATVMREQYERLLEVSEMPHVHLQVIPFEAGPHAGLAGAFILARSAEGTEAAHIDAALEAGITDRPNDIAALHARWDAMRSEALPHSAAARMIKEVAETWT; translated from the coding sequence ATGAAACCGATGAGCCCGAGCGAATACCTGATCATGAGTCTTCGGCGCTTCCGTGAGTCGGCAGGGCTGACGCAGGAACAGTGGGGTGCCAGCATCGGATACTCGGCGCAGCATGTCAGTGCTATCGAGCGCGGCAACCGTGCGGCACTGCCGGACTACCTCGCTAGAGTCGATGGACGTTACGGGACCACCTTTGTGCACCTCTATCAGAACTTCGTGGTCAGTGAATCCGCCCCCGTATGGCTCCGTGAGTGGATCGAGATTGAGCGCGAAGCTGCGGTGCTGCGCTGGTTCGAGCCGAGTCTCATCCCCGGGTTGCTGCAGACCGAGGCGTACGCGCGCGCGGTTCTCTCATGGGGCGGACTGCTGACGGCAGTGGAAATTGAGCAGCGGCTATCGTCGCGGATGGATAGGCAAGCGGTGTTGTGCCGTGAACCGACGCCTCCCATGGTGTTCTTCGTAGTCGATGAGCAGGCACTCCGGCGGACCGTGGGAAACGCCACGGTGATGCGCGAGCAGTACGAACGTTTGCTGGAGGTGTCAGAAATGCCCCACGTGCACTTACAGGTGATCCCCTTTGAAGCCGGACCGCATGCCGGGCTGGCGGGCGCGTTCATCCTGGCCAGGAGTGCAGAGGGCACTGAAGCCGCCCACATCGATGCGGCCCTGGAGGCAGGGATCACCGACCGACCTAACGACATTGCGGCCCTCCACGCCCGATGGGACGCTATGCGGAGCGAGGCGCTGCCGCACTCAGCGGCGGCGAGGATGATCAAGGAAGTGGCAGAGACATGGACATGA
- a CDS encoding maleylpyruvate isomerase family mycothiol-dependent enzyme, with amino-acid sequence MEYTDEVRAAVIAHRRDLVTLLAGLGPGQWDGPTLCAGWRVREAVAHITMAFRTSPGRMMLDLVRAGGRFDRMADRSARRDAAAMTHEQLLATLRDNVTHPWTPPGGGPAGALAHEVIHGLDITVGLGLGHRVPLDRLSLVLAGLRPRNIAYFGTDLTGVQLQATDLDWRHGTGTPVRGTAQDLLLVLSGRRLPPGRLVGDAADRFTDRSANRR; translated from the coding sequence ATGGAATACACCGATGAGGTACGGGCAGCGGTCATCGCGCACCGCCGGGACCTGGTGACGCTGCTCGCCGGACTTGGCCCGGGTCAGTGGGACGGGCCGACGCTGTGCGCCGGCTGGCGGGTACGTGAGGCGGTCGCCCACATCACCATGGCCTTCCGTACCTCACCGGGCCGGATGATGCTGGACCTGGTGCGCGCCGGTGGCCGGTTCGACCGGATGGCCGACCGCAGTGCCCGACGCGACGCCGCCGCCATGACGCACGAGCAGTTGCTGGCCACGTTGCGGGACAACGTCACCCACCCGTGGACACCGCCCGGCGGTGGCCCGGCCGGGGCGCTCGCCCACGAGGTCATCCACGGTCTGGACATCACCGTCGGACTCGGGCTCGGCCACCGGGTGCCGCTCGACCGGCTGTCCCTGGTGCTGGCCGGGCTGCGGCCCCGCAACATCGCCTACTTCGGCACCGACCTGACCGGCGTCCAGTTGCAGGCCACCGATCTCGACTGGCGGCACGGCACCGGAACGCCGGTGCGTGGGACGGCACAGGACCTGCTGCTGGTCCTGTCCGGCCGTCGCCTCCCGCCGGGCCGGCTGGTCGGCGACGCCGCCGACCGGTTCACCGACCGGTCGGCAAACCGGCGCTGA
- a CDS encoding RNA polymerase subunit sigma-70, with the protein MAPTSTSDAERLEPFRVELTGYCYRMLGSGFEAEDAVQETMLRAWRSFDRYDGRRASLRTWIYSIATNVCVDMLRSAQRRALTMDLDPAARAGGGLGPPVPERAWVLPVPDDLVVPVDASPESVVLQRESLRLAFVAALQHLPPRQRAVLILRDVLCWQADEVAHLLDSSVASVTSALQRARATLRTAAPDPGEPLRPADSRQRDLLTRYCTAFEQHDVSALVALLREDATMTMPPFRWSLRGREHIRTALLDPRSGCAGARLLPTAANGSPAFWQTRPGPAGHVPFALVLLDVTDGQVAGITTYLNVDRLLTLFTPNDDDWCETEYLSRGANGRELRRRIAEMEAGAGVPRELIEPDDETSAAALGGNPMRLR; encoded by the coding sequence GTGGCACCGACCTCGACAAGCGACGCGGAACGGCTGGAGCCGTTCCGCGTCGAGTTGACCGGCTACTGCTACCGGATGCTCGGCTCCGGTTTCGAGGCCGAGGACGCGGTCCAGGAGACGATGCTCCGCGCCTGGCGTTCGTTCGACCGGTACGACGGACGACGCGCCTCGCTGCGTACCTGGATCTACTCGATCGCGACCAACGTCTGCGTCGACATGCTGCGCAGCGCGCAGCGGCGGGCGTTGACCATGGACCTCGACCCGGCGGCGCGGGCCGGTGGCGGCCTCGGCCCACCGGTGCCGGAGCGGGCCTGGGTGCTGCCGGTCCCGGACGACCTGGTCGTGCCGGTCGACGCGTCCCCGGAGAGCGTGGTGCTGCAGCGTGAGTCGCTGCGGCTGGCGTTCGTCGCCGCGCTGCAGCACCTGCCGCCCCGGCAGCGGGCGGTGCTGATCTTGCGCGACGTGCTCTGCTGGCAGGCAGACGAGGTCGCGCATCTGCTGGACAGCAGCGTCGCGTCGGTGACCAGCGCGCTGCAACGGGCGCGGGCCACGCTGCGTACCGCCGCGCCCGATCCGGGGGAACCGCTACGGCCGGCCGACAGCCGGCAACGCGACCTGCTCACCCGCTACTGCACGGCGTTCGAGCAGCATGACGTCTCGGCCCTCGTCGCGCTGCTGCGCGAGGACGCCACGATGACCATGCCGCCGTTCCGGTGGTCGCTGCGGGGTCGCGAGCACATCCGGACCGCGTTGCTCGACCCACGATCGGGCTGTGCCGGCGCGCGGCTGCTGCCGACCGCCGCGAACGGCTCGCCGGCGTTCTGGCAGACCCGGCCTGGCCCGGCCGGGCACGTACCGTTCGCCCTGGTCCTGCTCGACGTGACGGACGGTCAGGTCGCCGGCATCACCACGTACCTCAACGTCGATCGGCTGTTGACGCTGTTCACGCCAAACGATGACGATTGGTGCGAGACGGAGTACCTGTCCCGGGGTGCCAACGGTCGTGAGCTACGCCGCCGGATCGCAGAGATGGAAGCGGGCGCGGGCGTCCCACGCGAGTTGATCGAGCCCGACGATGAGACCAGTGCCGCTGCGCTGGGCGGCAACCCGATGCGCCTTCGATGA
- a CDS encoding XRE family transcriptional regulator, with product MSVTAADVLAGVGPRLRALRRARGVTLAGLAAETSLTTSTLSRLENGKLRPTLEQLLPLARAHGVPLDDLVAAPPTGDPRIHLRPIRRSGLTIVPLTRRAGGVQAYKVIYPPAGRSPTMKLQTHDGYEWFYVLNGRVRFVLGDQEFQLDPGEAAEFDTRTPHWIGSADAQPAETLTLFGAQGERAHLSSVPTN from the coding sequence ATGAGCGTCACCGCAGCGGACGTCCTCGCCGGAGTCGGCCCACGGCTGCGCGCCCTGCGCCGGGCACGTGGCGTCACCCTGGCCGGCCTGGCCGCCGAGACCAGTCTGACCACGAGCACGCTGTCCCGCCTGGAGAACGGCAAGCTCCGCCCGACGCTGGAGCAGCTGCTGCCGTTGGCGCGGGCACACGGTGTACCGCTCGACGACCTGGTCGCGGCCCCACCCACCGGCGACCCACGGATCCATCTGCGGCCGATCCGGCGCTCCGGGCTGACCATCGTGCCGCTGACCCGGCGGGCCGGCGGCGTCCAGGCCTACAAGGTGATCTACCCGCCGGCCGGCCGGTCACCCACGATGAAACTGCAGACCCATGACGGGTACGAATGGTTCTACGTGCTGAACGGGCGGGTCCGGTTCGTCCTCGGCGACCAGGAGTTCCAGCTCGACCCGGGTGAGGCCGCCGAGTTCGATACCCGTACGCCGCACTGGATCGGTAGTGCCGACGCCCAACCAGCGGAGACACTCACCCTCTTCGGCGCCCAGGGCGAACGCGCCCACCTGTCGTCGGTGCCGACCAACTGA
- a CDS encoding alpha/beta hydrolase, giving the protein MITTTAPSTTAVRWSHRLTALAAALILTAGCTTADGSTPDTAAGTSATGSSTAADAATRDDAEFNRLFRHESADVDGVRMHHVTGGTGEPLVLLHGWPQSWYQWRPIMPALAERFTVYALDLPGLGDSEGAPPSYDKATLARYVHTLLADELGLRRVNLVGHDLGAGVGFQYAAQFPDEVVRYAHLDYPLPGPALDAATYRTLSWHLAFHDQDTFPETIVADDVRDYLDLFFGYVAYGGTSFGGPGAESPYTDEQIDEFARTYGRPQVLTGGFELYRTLEQDERDNTAAAPISMPTMLMTAEGLLEFTRSTVEPRMTRITRAVEVPAAGHWLPQENPDFVTTELLTFLTQGEDR; this is encoded by the coding sequence ATGATCACCACGACAGCACCATCGACGACCGCCGTACGGTGGTCACACCGCCTGACCGCACTCGCGGCCGCGCTCATTCTGACGGCCGGCTGCACGACGGCAGACGGATCGACACCGGACACCGCTGCGGGTACGTCGGCCACTGGATCGTCGACGGCGGCCGACGCGGCCACCCGCGACGACGCCGAGTTCAACCGGCTGTTCCGGCACGAGAGCGCCGACGTCGACGGCGTACGGATGCACCATGTCACCGGCGGGACCGGCGAGCCGCTGGTGCTGCTGCACGGCTGGCCGCAGTCCTGGTACCAGTGGCGCCCGATCATGCCGGCGCTCGCCGAGCGGTTCACGGTGTACGCGCTCGACCTGCCAGGGCTGGGCGACAGCGAGGGCGCGCCGCCGAGCTACGACAAGGCCACCCTGGCCCGGTACGTCCACACGCTGCTCGCCGACGAGCTGGGGCTGCGCCGGGTCAACCTGGTCGGGCACGATCTGGGGGCCGGGGTCGGTTTTCAGTACGCCGCGCAGTTCCCCGACGAGGTGGTCAGGTACGCACACCTGGACTACCCGCTGCCCGGCCCGGCCCTCGACGCCGCCACCTACCGGACGTTGAGCTGGCATCTCGCCTTCCACGACCAGGACACGTTCCCGGAGACGATCGTCGCCGACGACGTCCGCGACTACCTCGACCTGTTCTTCGGCTATGTCGCCTACGGCGGGACGAGCTTCGGCGGGCCCGGCGCGGAGTCTCCGTACACCGACGAGCAGATCGACGAGTTCGCCCGCACCTACGGTCGCCCGCAGGTGCTGACCGGCGGATTCGAGCTGTACCGGACCCTGGAACAGGACGAACGGGACAACACGGCGGCAGCGCCGATCAGTATGCCGACGATGCTGATGACCGCTGAAGGCCTGCTGGAGTTCACCCGGTCGACCGTCGAGCCCCGGATGACCCGGATCACCCGCGCGGTCGAGGTGCCCGCCGCCGGTCACTGGCTGCCGCAGGAGAACCCGGACTTCGTCACCACCGAACTGCTGACCTTTCTCACGCAAGGAGAAGACCGATGA
- a CDS encoding class I SAM-dependent methyltransferase: protein MNGWQGPQLDAGPESFWEELHRNLAASAKPPNQRLVEIAEALSPGVALDLGCGPGGDAIWLAQRGWRVTAVDISATAIARVEAAADQLGLGDRVTGERHDLAHSFPAGTFDLVNAQYFHTPFALDRGRVLRTAALALRPGGRLLIVDHGSAAPWSWNQDPDAHFPTPDEVATGLDLDPGQWRVLRADMPQRRATGPAGQTAMVTDNVLLVQRTEGDG, encoded by the coding sequence ATGAATGGATGGCAGGGCCCGCAGTTGGACGCCGGCCCCGAGTCGTTCTGGGAGGAGCTGCACCGCAACCTGGCCGCCTCGGCCAAGCCGCCGAACCAGCGACTCGTCGAGATCGCGGAGGCGCTGAGCCCTGGCGTGGCCCTGGATCTGGGGTGCGGCCCCGGCGGCGACGCCATCTGGCTCGCCCAGCGTGGTTGGCGGGTCACCGCCGTGGACATCTCCGCTACGGCCATTGCCCGCGTCGAGGCGGCAGCCGACCAGCTCGGTCTCGGCGACCGGGTCACCGGTGAACGGCACGATCTGGCGCACAGCTTCCCGGCCGGGACGTTCGACCTGGTCAACGCGCAGTACTTCCACACGCCGTTCGCGCTGGACCGGGGCCGGGTGCTGCGTACCGCCGCGTTGGCCCTGCGGCCCGGCGGCCGGCTGTTGATCGTCGACCACGGCTCGGCCGCGCCCTGGTCGTGGAACCAGGACCCGGACGCCCACTTCCCCACCCCGGACGAGGTGGCCACCGGCCTCGATCTCGATCCTGGGCAGTGGCGGGTGCTGCGGGCGGACATGCCGCAGCGGCGGGCCACCGGGCCGGCCGGTCAGACCGCGATGGTCACCGACAACGTGCTGCTCGTGCAGCGCACCGAAGGGGACGGCTGA
- a CDS encoding DinB family protein: MPATDRSTSPRARRRRKDTGPAWTAPGEQATLVGFLDYLRDSIAGKVAGTPEPQVRAAGVPSGTSLLGLIKHLGHVERFYFLGEPIVDLRATLRPDREETVDGLLADYRQTIARANQVVEGWTDLAGPAPRPPGRGLPPTRRWVLVHMIEETARHAGHADILREQIDGSTGR; the protein is encoded by the coding sequence ATGCCAGCAACGGATCGGTCGACGTCACCAAGGGCACGGCGCCGGCGCAAGGACACCGGGCCGGCGTGGACCGCACCGGGCGAGCAGGCCACCCTGGTGGGTTTCCTGGACTACCTGCGCGACTCGATCGCGGGAAAGGTCGCGGGCACGCCGGAGCCGCAGGTCCGCGCCGCCGGGGTGCCGTCCGGCACCAGCCTGCTGGGCCTGATCAAGCACCTTGGGCACGTGGAGCGGTTCTACTTCCTCGGCGAGCCGATTGTCGACCTGCGCGCCACCCTGCGGCCGGACCGCGAGGAGACGGTCGACGGTTTGCTCGCCGACTACCGGCAAACCATCGCGCGAGCCAACCAGGTCGTCGAGGGCTGGACGGATCTCGCCGGTCCGGCGCCCCGGCCGCCGGGGCGTGGCCTGCCGCCGACCCGGCGGTGGGTGCTGGTGCACATGATCGAGGAGACCGCGCGGCACGCCGGCCACGCCGACATCCTGCGGGAGCAGATTGACGGCTCCACCGGCCGCTGA
- a CDS encoding GntR family transcriptional regulator codes for MDPALDTRLDTPPRAQAGEHAYTELKRRLLVGDFPLRIRLGEERLATLLSVSRTPVRQALARLHAERLVERLPDGGYVPAASNLVEVRQLYEVRRALELAALHRPAETGEPHDLSVVEPLRDDWLVLRRDTPEPDPGFVLLDESFHVRLAEASGNNALAGMLGVVNERIRVVRMHDFLSAERIDRTITQHLGILEAVLGGDLDTAHRRFTMHLGESVAVVEQRAAQALTRMMAVETRDLS; via the coding sequence ATGGATCCGGCGTTGGATACAAGACTGGACACACCTCCGCGAGCACAGGCCGGTGAGCATGCCTACACCGAGCTGAAGCGGCGGCTGCTGGTCGGTGACTTCCCACTGCGGATCCGGCTCGGCGAGGAGCGGCTGGCCACCCTGCTGTCGGTGTCGCGTACCCCGGTCCGGCAGGCCCTGGCCCGGTTGCACGCCGAGCGGCTCGTCGAACGCCTGCCGGACGGCGGTTACGTGCCGGCGGCGTCCAACCTGGTCGAGGTCCGGCAGCTGTACGAGGTACGCCGCGCGTTGGAGCTGGCGGCGCTGCACCGGCCGGCCGAGACCGGTGAACCGCACGATCTGTCGGTCGTCGAGCCGCTGCGCGACGACTGGCTGGTGCTGCGCCGCGACACCCCGGAGCCGGATCCCGGCTTCGTGCTGCTCGACGAGAGCTTCCACGTCCGGCTGGCCGAGGCCTCCGGCAACAACGCCCTCGCCGGGATGCTCGGCGTGGTCAACGAACGCATCCGGGTGGTCCGGATGCACGACTTCCTCTCCGCCGAGCGGATCGACCGGACGATCACGCAGCACCTCGGCATCCTGGAGGCCGTCCTCGGTGGCGACCTCGACACCGCCCACCGGAGGTTCACGATGCACTTGGGGGAATCCGTCGCCGTCGTCGAGCAACGGGCCGCGCAGGCCCTGACCAGGATGATGGCCGTCGAGACAAGAGACCTGTCATGA
- a CDS encoding ABC transporter ATP-binding protein: protein MTAVAAPVDNATALLSVRNLTCRFGAVVANDGVDFDVAPGEVHAVLGENGAGKSTLMKLIYGVYRPDAGELRVDGVPAAIDSPAAARAAGIGMVFQDLRLIPAFTVTENIALALPGRGLRFQRRALSARIAEQSRRYGLPVHPDALVAHLSIGERQRVEILKVLMAGARLLILDEPTSVLAPQEVDALFAAVRALRAGGLSIVIITHKLAEARAIADRVTVLRGGRVVLRNADPTAHTDAELVEAMVGRSVPGLASHRQPPGADVEPIVRLRGVDVTGDRGAPALRAIDLDLRPGELVGVAGVAGSGQRELCEVILGERRVTAGTVQIGAVAVHGRSRQALAAGAVGVPEDPLTDAVVPGLTVTEHLALADLGAVRRGLGIDWRAVAADAARREERAGLRMAAGDRVVAELSGGNVQRVLLTRALGAPATVVVAAYPSRGLDIATTRRTQELLLEQRDAGAAVLVVSEDLDELLAISDRIAVLHNGELAGIVTPATTDRYAIGQLMLGGDQAAGGSGTAAAGGSDLR, encoded by the coding sequence ATGACCGCCGTGGCGGCGCCGGTGGACAACGCCACCGCGCTGCTGTCGGTCCGCAACCTGACCTGCCGGTTCGGCGCGGTCGTCGCCAACGACGGCGTCGACTTCGACGTCGCGCCCGGCGAGGTGCACGCCGTACTCGGCGAGAACGGCGCCGGCAAGAGCACCCTGATGAAGCTGATCTACGGCGTGTACCGGCCGGACGCCGGTGAGCTGCGGGTGGACGGCGTACCGGCGGCGATCGACTCACCGGCGGCGGCCCGCGCGGCCGGGATCGGCATGGTCTTCCAGGATCTGCGGCTGATCCCGGCGTTCACCGTCACCGAGAACATCGCCCTTGCCCTGCCCGGTCGCGGGCTGCGGTTCCAGCGGCGGGCGCTGTCCGCGCGGATCGCCGAGCAGTCCCGGCGGTACGGCCTGCCGGTGCATCCGGACGCGCTGGTGGCGCACCTGTCCATCGGGGAACGCCAGCGGGTGGAGATCCTCAAGGTGCTGATGGCCGGGGCGCGGCTGCTGATCCTCGACGAGCCGACCAGCGTGCTGGCCCCGCAGGAGGTCGACGCGTTGTTCGCGGCGGTGCGGGCGCTGCGGGCCGGCGGCCTGTCGATCGTCATCATCACCCACAAACTGGCCGAGGCGCGGGCGATCGCCGACCGGGTGACCGTGCTGCGCGGCGGCCGGGTGGTGCTGCGCAACGCCGACCCGACCGCGCACACCGACGCGGAGCTGGTCGAGGCGATGGTCGGCCGCTCGGTGCCGGGCCTGGCCAGCCACCGCCAGCCGCCGGGCGCTGACGTCGAGCCGATCGTGCGGCTGCGCGGTGTCGACGTCACCGGGGACCGGGGCGCGCCTGCGCTGCGCGCCATCGACCTGGACCTGCGCCCGGGTGAGCTGGTCGGGGTGGCCGGGGTAGCCGGCAGCGGGCAACGTGAGCTGTGCGAGGTGATCCTCGGTGAACGTCGGGTGACCGCCGGGACGGTGCAGATCGGTGCCGTCGCGGTGCACGGCCGGTCCCGGCAGGCCCTGGCCGCCGGGGCGGTCGGGGTGCCGGAGGATCCGCTCACCGACGCGGTGGTGCCCGGGTTGACCGTCACCGAGCATCTGGCGTTGGCCGATCTCGGCGCGGTCCGCCGGGGTCTGGGCATCGACTGGCGGGCGGTGGCGGCCGACGCGGCGCGGCGGGAGGAGCGGGCCGGGCTGCGGATGGCGGCCGGTGACCGGGTGGTGGCCGAGCTGTCCGGCGGCAACGTGCAGCGGGTGCTACTGACCCGGGCGTTGGGCGCGCCGGCGACGGTGGTGGTCGCCGCGTACCCGAGTCGGGGCCTGGACATCGCGACCACCCGGCGGACCCAGGAGCTGCTGCTGGAGCAACGCGACGCGGGGGCGGCGGTGCTGGTGGTCTCGGAGGACCTGGACGAGCTGCTGGCGATCAGCGACCGGATCGCGGTGCTGCACAACGGGGAGCTGGCCGGGATCGTGACGCCGGCGACGACGGACCGGTACGCGATCGGTCAGCTGATGCTGGGCGGCGACCAGGCCGCCGGAGGCAGCGGGACTGCCGCTGCGGGTGGGAGTGATCTGAGGTGA
- a CDS encoding ABC transporter permease produces MIVDVLTGGVRGGTAILYAALGETIAERAGVINLGTEGSMLTGALAAYAVTAETGSPWAGVLAGAAAGGLLALVHAVMVLGRAANQLATGLVVLFLGLGLTSMFGAAYVGRAISPFQPYPIPLLADIPWLGPIFFQHDPLVYGSYLLAPALWWLLYRSRVGLTIRGAGERGEVLTAYGHSPQLVRYLAVVTGGLLAGVGGAHLSTAYATAWFENMTAGRGFIAVALVIFAAWHPLRAVGGAYLFGAALALSPALQARGLGFNQFALDALPYLVTIAALVLLGRRRSNAAPEGLSRVFELTPAK; encoded by the coding sequence GTGATCGTCGACGTCCTCACCGGCGGGGTGCGCGGCGGCACCGCCATCCTCTACGCCGCCCTCGGCGAGACCATCGCCGAACGCGCCGGGGTGATCAACCTCGGCACCGAAGGCAGCATGCTCACCGGCGCGCTCGCCGCCTACGCCGTCACCGCCGAGACCGGCAGCCCGTGGGCCGGGGTGCTGGCCGGTGCCGCCGCCGGCGGCCTGCTCGCCCTGGTCCACGCGGTGATGGTGCTCGGCCGGGCCGCCAACCAGCTGGCCACCGGCCTCGTCGTGCTCTTCCTCGGCCTCGGGCTGACCTCGATGTTCGGGGCCGCGTACGTCGGCCGGGCGATCAGCCCGTTCCAGCCGTACCCGATCCCGCTGCTGGCCGACATCCCCTGGCTGGGGCCGATCTTCTTCCAGCACGACCCGCTCGTCTACGGCTCCTACCTGCTCGCCCCGGCGCTGTGGTGGCTGCTGTACCGCAGCCGGGTCGGCCTGACCATCCGCGGTGCCGGCGAACGCGGCGAGGTGCTCACCGCGTACGGGCACTCGCCGCAACTGGTGCGCTACCTGGCCGTGGTGACCGGTGGCCTGCTCGCCGGGGTCGGCGGCGCCCACCTGTCCACCGCGTACGCCACCGCCTGGTTCGAGAACATGACCGCCGGTCGGGGCTTCATCGCCGTCGCCCTGGTCATCTTCGCCGCCTGGCATCCGCTGCGGGCCGTCGGCGGGGCGTACCTGTTCGGTGCCGCACTCGCCCTCTCCCCCGCCCTGCAGGCCCGGGGCCTGGGCTTCAACCAGTTCGCCCTGGACGCGCTGCCGTACCTGGTGACCATCGCCGCGCTGGTGCTGCTCGGCCGCCGACGCAGCAACGCCGCCCCCGAAGGACTGTCCCGGGTCTTCGAGTTGACCCCCGCCAAATAG
- a CDS encoding BMP family ABC transporter substrate-binding protein gives MSIRRLTRRGALAATATAALAAVLLLAGCATNTTAASTDESAGAPGTGGTAIGFIFVGPKDDYGYNQAAYAGSQAVAAAYPDLEVLTAENVPEDDNATRVMESMIRKGAKIIFATSYGHKDPALKVAAANPDVVVLQQGNLVDGDVPPNFGTYFGTVYEPVYLAGIVAGKTTKTNKLGYVYAFPISQTLDNINAFQLGAVSVNPDAKTYVVNTSSWCDPAKQAEATSSLLSQGVDVISQHQDCTATIIRTTESAGAYTVGYHADASELAPTGWLTGSEWDWGPLYTKMVETILDGEFTGSEYNANFRVGLKTGDNPFVQSAYGPAVDEETKDLVEQAKAKISAEDGSPFAGPVVDQAGEVRVPAGTIPDYQTIESIDYFVDGVVGQIPSS, from the coding sequence ATGAGCATCCGAAGACTGACCCGTCGCGGCGCGCTGGCCGCCACGGCCACCGCCGCGCTGGCCGCCGTACTGCTGCTGGCCGGCTGCGCCACCAACACCACCGCCGCGTCGACCGACGAGTCCGCCGGGGCACCGGGCACTGGCGGCACCGCGATCGGGTTCATCTTCGTCGGGCCCAAGGATGACTACGGCTACAACCAGGCCGCGTACGCCGGCAGCCAGGCCGTCGCCGCCGCGTACCCGGACCTGGAGGTGCTGACCGCCGAGAACGTCCCGGAGGACGACAACGCCACCCGGGTGATGGAAAGCATGATCCGCAAGGGCGCGAAGATCATCTTCGCCACCTCGTACGGGCACAAGGACCCGGCGCTCAAGGTCGCCGCCGCCAACCCCGACGTGGTGGTGCTGCAACAGGGCAACCTCGTCGACGGCGACGTGCCGCCGAACTTCGGCACCTACTTCGGCACCGTCTACGAGCCGGTCTACCTGGCCGGCATCGTCGCCGGAAAGACCACGAAGACCAACAAACTCGGGTACGTGTACGCGTTCCCGATCTCGCAGACCCTGGACAACATCAACGCCTTCCAGCTCGGTGCCGTCTCGGTCAATCCGGACGCGAAGACGTACGTGGTGAACACCTCCAGCTGGTGCGACCCGGCCAAGCAGGCCGAGGCCACCAGCAGCCTGCTCTCCCAGGGCGTCGATGTGATCAGCCAGCACCAGGACTGCACCGCCACCATCATCCGCACCACCGAATCGGCCGGGGCCTACACCGTCGGCTACCACGCCGACGCCAGCGAACTCGCCCCGACCGGCTGGCTCACCGGCTCCGAATGGGACTGGGGGCCGCTGTACACCAAGATGGTCGAGACCATCCTGGACGGTGAGTTCACCGGCAGCGAGTACAACGCCAACTTCCGGGTCGGGCTCAAGACCGGCGACAACCCGTTCGTACAGTCGGCATACGGGCCGGCGGTCGACGAGGAGACCAAGGACCTCGTCGAGCAGGCCAAGGCCAAGATCAGCGCCGAGGACGGCTCGCCGTTCGCCGGGCCGGTCGTCGACCAGGCCGGTGAGGTGCGGGTGCCCGCCGGCACCATCCCCGACTACCAGACGATCGAGTCGATCGACTACTTCGTCGACGGCGTCGTCGGCCAGATTCCGTCGTCCTGA